One genomic region from Xenopus laevis strain J_2021 chromosome 2L, Xenopus_laevis_v10.1, whole genome shotgun sequence encodes:
- the pfkfb2.L gene encoding uncharacterized protein pfkfb2.L isoform X1 has translation MDTSFFGCMGKRNCDRRISPRFQNHAPQKIFHVQGSSQSAEGTSFPRMYRKTGSVRSNQSSTTYGEILRFLLKPFYSAKEGWIGQTSARSQGSQQVHPIGKVQDGNIEISHSGMEQGQLLMSLDIKDAYLHVPIWPPHHRYLRFAFKNKHFQFVALPFGLSSAPRVFTKLMAATAATLRLQGISVTPYLDDLLLKANSVMRAKEDLNKAVRLLQSFGWTVNWSKSNTEPSHRMMFLGLEFDTIEQTVSLPTDKQTRIRDQVRYLITSQTTTIHKAMQVLGTMVSAIEAVPFAQIHLRPLQASILATWKGGSLSRLLSLSQQTRTALQWWLSPENLARGQSWAIPEWVVISTDASLKGWGATWDKQSAQGRWSPEEARLPINILELRAVKLALIQWEDHLRACPIRIQSDSATTVVYINRQGGTRSRAALTEARQILLWAEINSVKLSAIHIPGVSNTKADFLSRNQLDPGEWELLPETFQELVDQWGTPSIAAMASRDNRKVTRFFARCRDPLAVGVDAMTQHWQFNLAYVFPPLPMLPRVLKKIKQSLSTVITVAPYWPRRTWFSDLQEMSVAQPLRLKCRPDLLQQGPIAHHNPGLFALTGWLLRGPFGRDKD, from the coding sequence ATGGATACATCATTCTTCGGATGTATGGGTAAAAGAAATTGTGACAGAAGGATATCACCTAGATTTCAAAACCATGCCCCCCAAAAGATTTTTCATGTCCAGGGTTCCTCACAGTCCGCAGAAGGCACTAGCTTTCCTAGAATGTATAGAAAGACTGGATCGGTCCGGAGTAATCAGTCCAGTACCACCTACGGAGAGATTCTCAGGTTTCTACTCAAACCTTTTTACAGTGCCAAAGAGGGATGGATCGGTCAGACCAGTGCTCGATCTCAAGGGTCTCAACAAGTTCATCCGATCGGTaaagttcaagatggaaacatTGAGATCAGTCATTCGGGGATGGAACAGGGGCAACTGTTGATGTCCCTGGATATAAAGGATGCATACCTTCATGTCCCGATATGGCCGCCCCATCATCGTTATTTACGTTTTGCCTTCAAGAACAAGCACTTCCAATTTGTGGCACTTCCGTTCGGTCTGTCGTCCGCCCCCAGAGTCTTTACAAAGTTGATGGCAGCAACAgcggccaccttaaggctacaggGGATTTCAGTGAcaccttatctggacgatctccttCTAAAAGCCAATTCAGTGATGAGGGCCAAAGAGGACCTGAACAAGGCGGTGCGATTACTCCAGAGCTTCGGATGGACTGTCAACTGGTCCAAGTCCAACACGGAGCCCAGTCACAGAATGATGTTTCTAGGCCTGGAGTTCGACACGATAGAGCAAACTGTGAGCTTACCCACAGACAAGCAGACCAGAATCAGAGACCAAGTCCGCTACTTAATCACCAGTCAAACCACGACGATACACAAAGCAATGCAAGTGTTGGGAACAATGGTCTCAGCCATAGAAGCAGTTCCATTTGCACAAATACACCTGCGACCTCTTCAAGCCAGTATCCTAGCAACATGGAAAGGGGGATCTCTTTCTCGACTCCTGTCGCTGTCGCAGCAGACAAGGACGGCACTTCAATGGTGGTTGAGCCCCGAGAACCTAGCCAGGGGTCAATCATGGGCAATTCCGGAATGGGTGGTGATATCCACGGATGCCAGCCTCAAGGGATGGGGGGCGACATGGGACAAGCAGTCAGCACAAGGTCGATGGTCTCCGGAGGAAGCCAGACTACCAATAAACATTCTGGAACTGAGAGCAGTGAAGCTGGCCCTAATACAATGGGAAGATCACCTCAGAGCATGCCCAATACGCATTCAAAGCGACAGCGCGACAACAGTGGTGTACATAAATCGTCAGGGAGGAACAAGAAGTCGGGCCGCGCTGACGGAAGCCAGGCAGATTCTGCTCTGGGCAGAAATCAATTCAGTAAAGTTGTCTGCAATACATATTCCGGGAGTGTCCAACACAaaagcggactttctcagtcggaATCAGCTGGACCCCGGGGAATGGGAACTACTTCCAGAGACATTCCAAGAGCTTGTAGATCAATGGGGGACTCCCAGCATAGCAGCAATGGCATCAAGAGACAATCGCAAAGTAACAAGGTTTTTCGCCCGCTGCAGAGACCCATTAGCAgtgggggtggatgccatgacgCAGCACTGGCAGTTCAACCTCGCATATGTCTTTCCGCCGCTCCCCATGCTGCCAAGGGTTCTGAAGAAGATCAAGCAATCTCTATCAACAGTAATAACAGTGGCCCCATACTGGCCTCGGAGAACTTGGTTCAGCGACCTGCAGGAGATGTCCGTAGCGCAACCACTTCGGCTAAAATGCAGGCCAGACCTGCTTCAGCAGGGTCCCATAGCTCACCACAACCCGGGtctcttcgctttgacgggatggctattgAGAGGTCCGTTTGGCAGAGACAAGGATTAG